A portion of the uncultured Bacteroides sp. genome contains these proteins:
- a CDS encoding TonB-dependent receptor, with protein sequence MNTSLRNASPLQKGILKMATCAFLATGVGCMPLYATNERTSLSVESVQQKKEITVSGSIKDKNGESIIGVNVVEKGTTNGTITDLEGKYSLKVNSAQSLLSVTYIGYKTQQIAVGNRSNINITLDEDTETLDEVVVVGYGTQKKATLTGSVSQVGGDELKKVSTVNISNSLAGKTAGIIANTRSGEPGEDNADILIRGKGTLGSTSPLIIVDGIADREFSRLNPEDIESISVLKDASAAIYGARAANGVILVTTKRGKEGKIKFNYNGNVAISQPTRIPEMLNSFQYATYVNEYDLGHGEAATYSAEALGLLQSGEDQIKYPSTDWWKSVAKDWTTKTQHSLSVSGGNDKLSFYTSAQYLSQDVIYKKGAQDYNQYQFTTNIDAKISKSIHFSFDILGRQEVRNRGVYTSEDLFGYFLSTNPMAAPYYPNGLPRVGYDGVTNNAAINVTDLPGTDKTTYNTLNLKPRIRFDLDVITKGLYLEGYAAMDYHFSNGKTIKHPYDVYQYDYSTKEYTNRRDATGAISVNSWANNDNTITLNGRIGYSRLFNNKHRVDAFVAYEQSKYNYNTVSAYRTNYLSTAIPEIFAGSNVPEDKDNGGYSQATARQNYFGRVNYGYKDKYLAEVTMRYDGSMNFAPGHRWGLFPAFSAGWIISEENFFKPVSKIVNFLKVKASWGMMGNDDVSAYQYLSQYKFNTDISSMFGTEVVKGLYESRTANPLITWEKAQTFNIGFNSQFLDGKFGLDFDYFKSKRTDILITRNASIPTYSGLSLPAENLGKVNNQGIEIVATYRDKRGDFTWGVSGNFTYAKNKVVYMDEAATTPEWQRTTGHTIDGMVLYKALGIYQTQEEVNNSIHIAKAKPGDLIYEDTNGDKKITWDDAVRINQSATPKIVYGFTLNGGWKGFDLNVFFQGQADAKQMVQPTMNMATDFYEGRWIATNSAEENASAKWPRAFIKQTYGDQWNGVSSTWWLRDASFIRLKSIELGYTLPKLLLQNIGIENARIYVNGNNLFTIDKMKICDPEAGMFKNTKGEVVASGGIKGYPLQRMITIGASVTF encoded by the coding sequence ATGAACACATCCTTAAGAAATGCAAGCCCTTTGCAAAAAGGAATCTTGAAAATGGCAACTTGTGCTTTTCTGGCGACAGGAGTGGGATGCATGCCATTGTATGCGACCAATGAAAGAACAAGTCTGTCGGTAGAAAGCGTGCAACAAAAAAAGGAGATAACCGTCTCCGGATCTATTAAAGACAAAAATGGAGAATCTATTATCGGAGTAAATGTAGTGGAAAAGGGTACCACTAATGGAACAATTACTGATCTTGAAGGGAAATATTCTCTAAAAGTGAACAGTGCGCAGTCTTTGCTTTCTGTTACATACATTGGCTACAAGACTCAACAAATAGCGGTGGGAAACAGAAGCAACATAAATATCACTTTGGATGAAGATACCGAAACATTGGATGAGGTAGTAGTAGTAGGATATGGCACCCAAAAGAAAGCAACATTAACGGGTTCCGTATCACAAGTTGGAGGCGATGAACTAAAAAAGGTATCCACCGTTAACATCAGTAACTCTTTAGCCGGAAAGACGGCTGGAATCATAGCCAACACACGCTCTGGAGAACCAGGAGAAGACAATGCTGATATTCTAATTCGCGGGAAAGGGACTCTTGGGAGCACAAGCCCATTAATCATAGTGGATGGCATCGCCGACCGTGAGTTTAGCCGCCTGAACCCTGAAGACATTGAATCTATTTCAGTGTTGAAAGATGCTTCCGCCGCTATCTATGGTGCCCGTGCCGCCAATGGCGTTATATTGGTCACCACCAAGCGAGGCAAAGAAGGCAAGATTAAATTCAACTATAACGGAAATGTGGCCATTTCTCAACCAACCCGTATCCCGGAAATGCTGAACTCATTTCAATATGCGACCTATGTCAACGAGTACGATTTGGGACATGGAGAGGCAGCTACTTATTCGGCGGAAGCACTTGGATTATTGCAAAGCGGTGAAGACCAGATAAAATATCCAAGCACGGACTGGTGGAAATCCGTGGCGAAAGACTGGACTACTAAAACCCAACACAGCTTGTCAGTGAGCGGTGGCAACGACAAGTTGTCCTTCTACACTTCCGCTCAGTACTTATCGCAAGACGTTATCTACAAGAAAGGCGCTCAAGACTATAATCAATACCAATTCACCACTAATATTGACGCTAAAATATCTAAGTCCATTCATTTTAGCTTCGATATATTGGGCCGCCAAGAAGTTAGAAACCGCGGAGTATACACCAGCGAGGATTTATTCGGATATTTCCTGAGCACTAATCCGATGGCGGCGCCTTATTATCCAAATGGCCTACCTCGTGTCGGATACGATGGCGTGACGAACAACGCTGCCATCAATGTGACAGACCTTCCAGGCACAGACAAAACCACTTACAATACGCTAAACTTAAAACCTCGCATCCGTTTTGACCTAGATGTTATAACCAAAGGTCTTTATCTTGAAGGATACGCCGCGATGGACTATCATTTTAGCAACGGTAAGACAATAAAACATCCTTATGATGTCTACCAATATGATTACAGCACCAAAGAATATACCAATCGACGCGACGCGACGGGTGCGATTAGTGTGAACTCATGGGCAAACAACGATAACACGATTACCTTAAACGGACGCATTGGGTACTCCCGTCTCTTTAACAACAAGCACCGAGTGGACGCGTTTGTCGCTTATGAACAAAGCAAGTATAACTACAACACGGTATCCGCTTATCGCACCAATTATCTCTCCACGGCCATTCCTGAAATCTTTGCTGGTAGCAACGTTCCGGAGGATAAAGACAATGGAGGATATTCTCAAGCCACCGCGCGTCAAAACTACTTCGGACGTGTCAATTACGGATACAAAGATAAATACTTGGCGGAAGTTACGATGAGATATGATGGTTCCATGAACTTTGCCCCCGGTCATCGTTGGGGACTTTTCCCCGCGTTCTCGGCAGGTTGGATCATTTCAGAAGAAAATTTCTTTAAACCGGTATCAAAAATCGTCAATTTCTTGAAAGTAAAAGCTTCGTGGGGTATGATGGGCAATGATGACGTGTCAGCTTATCAATATTTGTCACAATACAAATTTAACACAGACATTTCTTCCATGTTTGGGACAGAGGTCGTAAAAGGACTATATGAGTCTCGCACGGCGAATCCGCTTATCACGTGGGAGAAAGCGCAAACATTTAATATAGGCTTTAATAGCCAGTTCCTTGATGGAAAGTTTGGACTGGATTTTGATTACTTCAAATCAAAGCGCACCGATATCCTCATCACACGTAATGCATCCATACCTACTTATTCCGGATTATCACTGCCTGCTGAGAACTTAGGAAAAGTCAATAACCAAGGAATCGAGATAGTAGCGACCTATCGTGATAAAAGAGGTGATTTCACATGGGGGGTAAGCGGTAACTTCACTTATGCGAAGAATAAAGTCGTATATATGGATGAGGCCGCCACAACTCCCGAATGGCAACGCACTACCGGGCATACCATCGATGGCATGGTTTTGTATAAAGCGTTAGGAATCTATCAAACCCAAGAAGAAGTAAACAATTCTATTCATATTGCCAAAGCAAAACCAGGTGATTTAATTTATGAAGATACAAATGGCGATAAAAAAATAACTTGGGACGACGCAGTTCGTATAAATCAATCCGCCACTCCTAAAATAGTATACGGCTTTACATTAAATGGGGGTTGGAAAGGCTTTGATTTGAATGTATTCTTTCAAGGACAAGCCGACGCGAAGCAAATGGTTCAACCCACGATGAACATGGCTACCGATTTTTATGAGGGGCGTTGGATTGCAACGAACTCGGCGGAAGAAAACGCAAGCGCAAAATGGCCGCGTGCTTTCATCAAACAAACGTATGGTGATCAATGGAATGGTGTGTCATCCACATGGTGGCTACGCGACGCTTCCTTTATTCGCCTGAAATCAATTGAATTGGGATATACTCTGCCAAAACTGCTACTGCAAAACATTGGCATTGAGAATGCGCGTATCTATGTCAACGGAAACAACTTATTCACTATTGACAAGATGAAGATTTGCGATCCCGAAGCCGGAATGTTTAAGAACACCAAAGGAGAAGTCGTCGCATCGGGAGGAATAAAAGGATATCCGCTGCAACGCATGATCACTATCGGAGCGAGTGTCACATTCTAA
- a CDS encoding glycoside hydrolase family 127 protein: MRGKTLLLIGCITIGVLSCSSSYKQPGDPIKEVPFTQVHFCDSFWAPRIETNRTVSIPSAFKECEKNGRFDNFALAGGLIKGEQKGDFSFDDTDPYKIIEGASYSLAVKYDKKLDAYLDSVIHLIGAAQETDGYLCTCVTNKCTRLSGWWGSSKWEKINSHELYNCGHLYEAAVAHYKATGKKALLNIAIKNADLICKVFGPNGGQKHVPSGHPIVEMALAKLYNVTGNENYLKLAKYFVEETGRGTDGHKLNAYSQDHMPILQQKEIVGHAVRAGYLYSGVADVASLTHDTVYFNALKNIWDNMVSKKLYITGGMGSRAQGEGFGPNYELHNQQAYCETCAAIANVYWNQRMFLATGDAKYIDVVERAMYNGVISGVSLSGDKFFYDNPLESMGQHERQKWFGCACCPGNITRFMPSIPNYVYATQGNDIYVNLYVQSQGSINTKANTIEIKQATSYPWEGHVELTVNPEKQAKFAVRLRVPGWAKESPVPSDLYSFTDQSQAISLSINGKKESVKESNGYITLVRTWKKGDKIEINFPMPVRRIKANPNVKDDEGKLAIQRGPIVYCLEGSDQADKHVLNKYIPENTSFDVQFDKDLLNGVMVLKGKAKEVSLNGREKDVAFTAIPYSTWNNRGADEMAVWIPYAANYARPVPAPTIASRARTFTMRAPIQKDAPESASTEEWAWGVNDQWEPKSSSDISKPYHYWWLKEGSLETMVYEFDKPETVSNVEVYWLDFDHYDGNFRIPESWKLYYKEGKTWKEVEAKNQYIVKKDCYNKLNFKPVTTTGLKIAAQLQKGESGGIIEWKVNE; encoded by the coding sequence ATGAGAGGCAAAACCCTTCTGCTCATTGGATGTATTACAATAGGAGTATTATCATGTAGTTCATCCTACAAACAACCCGGAGATCCGATAAAAGAAGTTCCCTTTACACAAGTCCATTTCTGCGACAGTTTCTGGGCTCCAAGAATAGAGACTAACCGAACAGTGTCTATTCCGTCAGCCTTCAAAGAGTGCGAAAAGAACGGGCGTTTTGACAACTTCGCTCTTGCCGGTGGCTTGATAAAAGGAGAGCAAAAAGGAGATTTCTCGTTTGACGACACCGATCCATATAAAATCATTGAAGGAGCTTCTTATTCACTAGCCGTAAAGTATGACAAAAAATTAGATGCTTATCTCGACAGTGTGATTCATTTAATCGGTGCGGCTCAAGAAACAGACGGATACCTTTGTACTTGCGTTACGAACAAATGTACTCGCCTTTCGGGTTGGTGGGGAAGCAGCAAATGGGAAAAAATAAACAGCCATGAACTTTATAACTGCGGACATCTATATGAAGCAGCCGTTGCCCATTATAAAGCTACCGGAAAAAAGGCATTACTCAATATAGCCATTAAGAATGCCGACCTTATCTGTAAGGTATTCGGCCCTAACGGAGGACAGAAACATGTTCCGTCCGGACATCCGATTGTTGAAATGGCATTGGCCAAACTGTACAACGTTACCGGAAATGAAAATTATCTAAAACTGGCCAAATACTTTGTGGAAGAAACTGGTCGGGGAACAGACGGACACAAGCTAAATGCATATAGCCAAGATCACATGCCTATTCTGCAACAAAAAGAGATAGTGGGGCATGCCGTTCGTGCCGGCTACCTCTATTCAGGAGTGGCCGATGTTGCCTCTCTCACCCATGACACTGTATATTTTAATGCACTGAAAAACATTTGGGACAATATGGTTAGCAAAAAACTATATATCACAGGAGGAATGGGCTCCAGAGCACAAGGAGAAGGTTTCGGGCCAAACTATGAACTTCATAACCAGCAAGCATACTGTGAAACTTGTGCGGCCATAGCCAATGTGTACTGGAATCAACGAATGTTTCTGGCTACAGGAGATGCAAAATATATTGATGTGGTAGAACGAGCCATGTATAATGGGGTAATCTCGGGCGTATCTTTAAGTGGTGACAAATTCTTCTACGACAATCCACTGGAATCAATGGGGCAACATGAACGCCAGAAATGGTTTGGATGCGCTTGCTGTCCCGGCAACATTACCCGATTCATGCCTTCCATACCAAACTATGTATATGCCACACAAGGGAATGACATTTATGTAAACCTCTATGTGCAAAGCCAAGGTTCCATCAATACAAAAGCCAACACTATAGAGATAAAACAGGCAACCTCTTATCCGTGGGAAGGTCATGTGGAGTTGACCGTTAATCCGGAGAAACAAGCAAAGTTCGCCGTGAGACTACGCGTGCCGGGTTGGGCAAAAGAATCGCCTGTTCCATCGGACTTATATTCATTCACCGATCAATCACAGGCCATCAGCCTATCCATAAACGGGAAAAAAGAAAGCGTAAAAGAGAGCAACGGCTATATCACTTTAGTGCGCACATGGAAAAAAGGGGATAAAATAGAAATCAACTTCCCAATGCCTGTCCGCCGGATAAAAGCCAATCCAAATGTAAAAGACGACGAAGGCAAACTTGCCATACAACGCGGCCCAATAGTCTATTGCCTGGAGGGTAGCGACCAAGCCGACAAACATGTGCTTAACAAGTACATCCCCGAAAACACTTCATTCGATGTTCAATTCGATAAAGATCTACTAAACGGTGTAATGGTGCTGAAAGGAAAAGCAAAAGAAGTCTCACTCAACGGGAGGGAAAAAGATGTTGCCTTCACAGCTATCCCGTATTCTACGTGGAACAACCGTGGGGCAGACGAAATGGCCGTATGGATTCCTTACGCAGCCAATTATGCGCGTCCTGTTCCTGCACCGACAATCGCCTCACGCGCAAGAACATTTACGATGAGGGCACCTATTCAAAAAGATGCACCCGAATCAGCCTCAACAGAAGAATGGGCTTGGGGAGTAAACGACCAATGGGAGCCCAAAAGTTCATCGGACATATCAAAGCCGTACCACTATTGGTGGTTAAAGGAAGGTTCGTTAGAAACAATGGTCTATGAGTTTGATAAACCGGAAACAGTATCAAACGTAGAAGTATACTGGCTAGATTTCGATCATTATGATGGTAACTTCCGCATCCCTGAAAGTTGGAAGCTCTACTATAAAGAAGGAAAAACGTGGAAAGAGGTTGAAGCCAAGAACCAATACATCGTAAAAAAGGATTGCTATAACAAACTGAACTTCAAGCCGGTAACCACCACCGGATTAAAAATAGCCGCCCAACTACAGAAAGGAGAATCGGGAGGTATTATTGAATGGAAAGTAAATGAATGA
- a CDS encoding two-component regulator propeller domain-containing protein: protein MKKYLFLLIALFAIFLSIAKAEPRVFSFRHYTVDNGLSSNIVRSILQDKRGFIWIGTEEGLNCFDGQNIKKYLSNGSSPTTLGNSYINVLFEDSEGKLWIGTDTGVYIYIYEKDLFYLFRPQTKEGVTITSIINNIVEDKQGNVWLATYGQGAFKYSLSSRKLEQYMFPGQPQSLINYIYADKQGDVWVASKIAKKPLAKFDKHKNCFEKFPILLASTDKESTFLYLLESTKGELWLGTWDDGIRRLDKHTGKTTTFLSPKMEGGILHIHSMAEMSRDVLMIGSDDGLSILNTATGEHQLLVSDETSLTSLSNKFIYPIVKDREGGIWIGTYYGGVNYLSPNSGMFRGYAYSHFRNSINGDIVSRFCEDKNGNIWIGTDDGGLNCYNPKTGIFKPYMPEIGKNSLSYHNVHALCLNDDELWIGTYSGGLDVMNLKTGHFRHYDTDEKDLRTLDGSSIYAIFRDREKRIWVTSMSGVNLYHPETDDFTRVKDFGFMTMDIKQDVDGYLWFGTQGKGLFRYNPSRHEWRNYTHAADDKHSIASNQINSLYVDSHDVLWIGTGDGLCRYDSKKDGFVTIPLKIPSNNICCIIESDELLWLTTSRGLVRYNHHATGKPVCQVFTKSDGLQSDQFIFNSGLRATSGQIYVGTLNGFNTFCSAKIKKNVYVPPVVITNLEIFNKEIPIDPNGLLPTELSSIDCLNLSYKENVFSLRYAALSYSTPEKNQYAYKLDGFDEEWNYVGTQTKATYTNLPAGSYTFRVKACNNDGVWNETGAQLRIVIHPPFYLTVGFKIVYFTLLCLLAVFIIRTMHQRSERRHKERIKEIQQEKEKEVYDSKIQFFTMIAHEIRTPVSLIIGPMEKIMSTDSSLSDIVRKELNIINRNSQRLLTLVNQLLDFRKVEQGAFTIMPSKCNIHELLMNVYERFNPLLQQRGIEFVFDCPDKEFEAVVDQEAMTKVVSNLLTNANKFTKDRIVLQCLVSTSESSFQIWVTDNGCGIPDEEKEKIFQPFYQIASGTKPGTGIGLNLVKSIVEAHHGMVEVESEVGQGSSFIISLPILNALPTNHHNSSLSEDNVVVQEVDLCDEAPKGYYDGDKLRLLIIDDNEEMRHFLADSFLDEYQVLTANDGVDALEELSKNNVNLIISDLMMPRMDGLTLCEQLHSDISYSHIPIILLTAKTDLSSKIEGMNIGADAYVEKPFSIQYLRACVRNLLASRMMLKTKFTEMPFVPLKSIAVNKAEEQFLAQMNEVIEKNISNIDFSVDLLAKELCISRSGLFAKIKAMADVTPNELIQLVRLKKAAELLIEKSMRVNEVAYAVGFNNPSYFAKCFQKQFGLKPMDFVVKWKKP from the coding sequence ATGAAGAAATATCTATTTTTACTCATAGCTCTATTCGCTATTTTCTTGTCGATAGCTAAGGCTGAACCCAGAGTTTTTAGCTTTCGTCATTATACTGTAGACAATGGACTCTCCTCTAATATTGTCAGGAGCATCTTGCAAGATAAGCGAGGCTTCATCTGGATTGGAACTGAAGAGGGGCTGAACTGCTTTGACGGGCAAAACATCAAAAAGTATTTGAGCAACGGTAGTTCTCCAACGACTTTGGGCAACAGCTACATCAACGTGCTGTTTGAAGATAGTGAAGGGAAGTTGTGGATTGGTACGGACACAGGCGTTTATATTTATATCTATGAAAAAGATCTCTTCTATCTTTTTCGTCCACAAACGAAAGAGGGAGTGACGATCACGTCTATCATCAACAACATTGTAGAGGACAAGCAGGGTAATGTGTGGCTTGCTACTTACGGGCAAGGGGCTTTTAAATATAGCCTATCGTCTCGGAAACTTGAGCAATATATGTTTCCCGGCCAGCCACAAAGTTTGATTAATTATATTTATGCGGATAAACAGGGTGACGTATGGGTGGCATCGAAGATTGCGAAGAAACCTTTGGCAAAATTCGATAAGCATAAGAATTGTTTTGAGAAATTTCCGATATTGCTTGCTTCTACTGATAAAGAATCTACCTTCTTATATCTATTGGAAAGCACTAAAGGAGAACTTTGGTTGGGAACATGGGACGACGGTATCAGGAGACTGGATAAGCATACCGGCAAAACGACGACCTTTCTCTCCCCTAAGATGGAAGGGGGCATTTTGCATATACATAGTATGGCAGAGATGAGTCGGGATGTGTTGATGATTGGTTCCGACGATGGACTTAGCATACTGAATACGGCTACCGGAGAACATCAACTATTAGTTTCGGATGAGACGAGTTTGACTTCTTTATCCAATAAGTTTATCTACCCCATCGTTAAGGATAGGGAAGGAGGAATCTGGATTGGTACGTACTATGGTGGAGTGAATTACTTGTCGCCCAACAGCGGTATGTTTAGAGGATATGCCTATTCTCACTTCAGAAACTCTATTAATGGAGACATTGTCAGCCGTTTTTGTGAGGATAAGAATGGGAATATCTGGATTGGGACGGATGATGGGGGGCTTAACTGTTATAACCCTAAGACTGGAATATTTAAACCCTACATGCCCGAAATAGGAAAGAATAGCCTGTCTTATCACAATGTACATGCACTTTGCCTGAACGATGACGAACTTTGGATTGGTACCTATTCGGGTGGACTGGATGTGATGAATCTTAAAACCGGGCACTTCAGGCATTACGATACAGATGAAAAGGATCTTCGAACACTCGATGGAAGCAGTATTTATGCCATATTTAGAGATCGGGAGAAACGAATTTGGGTGACGAGCATGTCGGGTGTGAATCTGTATCATCCTGAAACGGATGACTTTACCAGAGTGAAAGACTTTGGCTTCATGACAATGGATATCAAACAAGATGTGGATGGATATCTTTGGTTTGGCACGCAGGGTAAAGGGCTTTTTCGCTACAATCCTTCCCGGCACGAATGGCGTAATTATACTCATGCTGCGGACGATAAGCATTCGATAGCTAGTAATCAGATTAATAGTCTGTACGTTGATTCTCACGATGTACTATGGATTGGCACCGGAGATGGTTTGTGTAGATATGATTCGAAGAAAGATGGATTCGTAACCATTCCGTTGAAAATCCCGAGTAATAATATTTGTTGCATCATTGAGAGTGATGAATTGTTGTGGCTTACTACGTCAAGAGGTTTGGTACGTTATAATCATCATGCTACGGGAAAGCCTGTTTGCCAGGTATTCACTAAAAGCGATGGTCTGCAAAGTGACCAATTCATCTTTAATTCCGGGTTGAGAGCAACTTCCGGTCAGATTTACGTCGGAACACTCAATGGCTTTAATACTTTCTGTTCGGCTAAGATTAAGAAGAATGTCTATGTTCCTCCGGTGGTTATCACAAACTTGGAGATCTTCAATAAAGAAATTCCGATTGATCCAAATGGGTTGCTACCGACAGAACTGTCTAGTATAGATTGCCTGAATTTATCTTATAAAGAGAATGTGTTCAGTCTGAGGTATGCGGCATTGAGTTATAGTACTCCTGAGAAGAATCAATATGCCTACAAGCTTGATGGATTTGATGAAGAATGGAATTATGTTGGTACTCAGACAAAGGCTACTTATACAAATCTGCCTGCAGGTAGTTATACCTTTAGAGTGAAAGCCTGCAATAACGATGGTGTTTGGAATGAAACCGGCGCGCAATTGCGCATTGTTATTCATCCTCCGTTCTATCTCACAGTTGGTTTTAAGATTGTTTATTTCACTTTACTCTGTCTACTGGCTGTCTTCATCATCCGAACAATGCATCAGCGTTCCGAACGTAGACATAAAGAGCGGATAAAAGAGATTCAGCAAGAAAAGGAAAAGGAGGTATACGATTCCAAAATTCAGTTCTTCACAATGATAGCTCATGAGATTCGAACACCGGTTTCACTCATCATTGGCCCGATGGAAAAGATTATGTCGACCGATTCTTCCTTGTCGGATATTGTTCGGAAAGAGCTCAATATTATTAACCGAAACAGTCAAAGGTTGCTTACGTTGGTGAATCAATTGCTTGATTTTAGAAAAGTGGAACAAGGGGCCTTTACGATTATGCCAAGTAAGTGCAATATTCATGAATTATTGATGAATGTATATGAACGCTTCAATCCTCTGCTTCAGCAGCGAGGGATAGAGTTTGTATTCGACTGTCCGGACAAAGAATTTGAAGCTGTGGTAGATCAGGAGGCAATGACGAAGGTGGTGAGTAATTTGCTTACGAATGCCAATAAGTTTACCAAAGACCGTATTGTTCTTCAATGCTTGGTCAGCACTTCTGAATCGAGTTTCCAGATATGGGTTACCGATAATGGTTGTGGCATTCCCGATGAAGAAAAGGAAAAGATTTTTCAACCGTTCTATCAGATTGCATCGGGTACAAAACCCGGTACAGGAATCGGCCTGAACTTGGTGAAAAGTATAGTAGAAGCGCATCATGGCATGGTAGAGGTTGAATCTGAAGTAGGGCAAGGTAGTTCGTTTATTATCTCTCTCCCTATTCTTAATGCTCTGCCAACGAACCATCATAACAGTTCGCTTTCAGAGGATAATGTCGTTGTTCAGGAGGTTGATTTGTGCGATGAAGCGCCGAAGGGCTATTATGATGGCGACAAACTTCGATTGCTTATCATTGACGATAATGAAGAGATGCGCCATTTCCTTGCTGATAGTTTCCTTGATGAATATCAGGTGCTTACGGCAAATGATGGAGTGGATGCATTGGAGGAGTTAAGCAAAAACAATGTGAATCTTATTATAAGTGACTTGATGATGCCTCGTATGGATGGGCTTACTTTGTGTGAACAACTTCATTCAGACATATCATACAGTCACATCCCTATTATTCTGCTTACGGCTAAAACCGATTTGAGCTCGAAGATTGAAGGGATGAACATTGGTGCCGATGCATATGTAGAGAAGCCTTTCTCTATTCAATACCTGAGGGCTTGTGTGCGCAATTTGCTTGCTTCGCGCATGATGCTCAAGACTAAATTTACTGAAATGCCTTTTGTTCCATTGAAGAGCATTGCGGTAAACAAAGCGGAAGAGCAATTCTTGGCACAGATGAATGAGGTGATAGAAAAGAACATTTCAAATATCGATTTCTCGGTGGATCTGTTGGCTAAAGAGCTTTGCATTAGCCGTTCGGGATTGTTTGCTAAAATCAAAGCAATGGCAGATGTTACCCCTAATGAGTTGATACAACTCGTTCGTTTGAAGAAAGCTGCGGAATTGCTAATAGAGAAAAGTATGCGAGTGAACGAGGTGGCTTACGCTGTAGGGTTTAATAATCCGTCTTATTTTGCTAAATGTTTTCAGAAGCAGTTTGGGTTAAAGCCAATGGACTTTGTGGTTAAATGGAAAAAACCTTGA